Proteins encoded by one window of Aphis gossypii isolate Hap1 chromosome X, ASM2018417v2, whole genome shotgun sequence:
- the LOC114130423 gene encoding uncharacterized protein LOC114130423: MFKNGLRFITSGMAGAQKIRRACNLPTVAINGFGRIGKCVLRLAIQNNVNVVAVNEPRADAAAIAHSFKYDTVHGTFQGKVCVLGNSLDINGNVLKVYGEENPEKIKWNELPVDYVIDSTGRFTEVSTAKKHMAAGVKKVIISAPSKDAPMFVKGVNFNDYKKSMTVVSNASCTTNCAAPLLNIINKKFGVEHCLLTTVHAMTSSQAVLDRIKDRSAPGNIVHSSTGAAKAVGIVIPELKGKVTGDSIRVPTLDVSLLKLYINIKNPAKLEEIKCAIWETATLCDNDVYSYIEDKTKIVSSDLVGHQYSTIVDFNQVSVMGDKFVTIGAWYDNEMGYSKRLIDLFNHMVKVDKDIADKK; the protein is encoded by the exons atgttcaaaaacgGTTTGCGGTTTATAACATCCGGAATGGCGGGTGCGCAAAAAATACGACGAGCATGCAACTTACCTACTGTCGCGATAAATGGGTTCGGACGAATAGGCAAATGTGTACTCCGGTTGGCCATCCAGAATAACGTAAAT gTCGTTGCTGTGAACGAGCCACGTGCCGATGCAGCGGCGATCGCCCACTCGTTCAAATACGACACGGTTCATGGGACGTTTCAAGGGAAGGTCTGCGTACTCGGGAACAGTCTTGACATAaatg GCAATGTCTTGAAAGTGTATGGAGAAGAAAACCCAGAAAAGATCAAGTGGAATGAATTACCAGTAGATTACGTGATTGATTCGACTGGAAGGTTCACTGAAGTCAGTACGGCCAAG aaacacATGGCTGCGGGAGTGAAAAAGGTTATTATCAGCGCGCCGAGCAAAGACGCGCCTATGTTCGTAAAAGGCGTCAATTTCAATGACTATAAAAAGAGTATGACGGTGGTGTCAAATGCGTCGTGCACGACTAACTGTGCGGCACCgttgttgaatattataaacaaaaagttcGGTGTAGAACACTGTCTGTTGACCACAGTTCATGCCATGACATCTAGCCAGGCTGTCCTTGACAGAATAAAAGAC AGATCAGCTCCTGGAAATATTGTGCACAGCTCGACGGGCGCTGCGAAAGCCGTGGGAATTGTCATTCCAGAACTAAAAGGGAAAGTAACCGGTGATTCAATAAGAGTACCCACACTGGACGTGTCGCTTCTAAAACTTTACATAAA CATTAAAAATCCCGCGAAACTAGAAGAAATCAAGTGTGCGATCTGGGAAACTGCGACATTATGCGACAATGACGTGTATTCCTACATTGAAGATAAGACAAAAATCGTAAGCTCTGATCTTGTTGGCCACCAATATTCGACCATAGTTGATTTCAACCAAGTGTCGGTCATGGGCGACAAATTCGTGACGATTGGTGCATGGTATGACAACGAGATGGGCTATTCTAAAAGACTTATAGATCTTTTCAATCACATGGTGAAAGTGGATAAAGATATAGCcgataagaaataa